A genomic window from Periweissella cryptocerci includes:
- a CDS encoding TrmH family RNA methyltransferase, giving the protein MEKITSKANNRIKAWAKLATKKGRETSGTYLLDGWHLVQEAINHNAKLRAIILTDEQLTEHEAALPAGVPVFVVPEDIAKHIGDTVNPQGIFAEVTLPSKTFSPSYVHEGAWLLLDKIQDPGNIGTMVRTADAAGFKGVVLGTGSADAFGPKVVRAMQGSQFHLELLQGDLVEWTKALQDNNLPVYGSQLNPEAKSYRTIDRVMDFGLIMGNEGQGMADELAAATTANLYIPIEGQAESLNVGVAAGILMFAIKLD; this is encoded by the coding sequence ATGGAAAAGATTACAAGTAAAGCAAATAATCGGATTAAGGCATGGGCTAAGCTCGCAACTAAGAAGGGGCGCGAAACTTCAGGCACCTACTTGTTGGATGGTTGGCACTTAGTACAAGAAGCAATCAATCACAATGCCAAATTACGTGCGATTATCTTAACAGACGAACAATTAACTGAACACGAAGCCGCTTTACCAGCCGGTGTGCCAGTATTTGTTGTGCCAGAAGATATCGCTAAGCACATTGGTGACACTGTTAACCCACAAGGGATTTTTGCAGAAGTTACGTTGCCAAGCAAGACATTTTCACCAAGCTACGTGCACGAAGGCGCATGGTTGCTTTTAGATAAGATTCAAGATCCAGGTAACATCGGTACAATGGTCCGGACTGCTGACGCTGCTGGCTTTAAGGGTGTCGTTTTAGGTACTGGCTCAGCTGATGCATTTGGTCCTAAAGTTGTGCGCGCAATGCAAGGTAGCCAATTCCACTTGGAACTTCTTCAAGGTGACTTAGTTGAATGGACAAAGGCGTTGCAAGACAACAACTTGCCCGTATATGGTTCACAATTGAATCCAGAAGCTAAGAGTTACCGGACGATTGATCGCGTAATGGACTTCGGTTTAATCATGGGTAATGAAGGCCAAGGAATGGCTGACGAATTAGCAGCGGCAACGACTGCTAACTTGTACATTCCAATCGAAGGCCAAGCTGAATCATTGAACGTTGGGGTTGCCGCTGGTATCTTGATGTTTGCAATTAAATTAGATTAG
- the yidC gene encoding membrane protein insertase YidC: MKTKYKLSLLSMLTLLVVFLSGCVRTKKVDGNLIPFGMVWNYLGHPLENLMNWIAGMFGGVHAVNAVGWAVMILTIIVRLILLPMMVSQQHKSTIQQEKMSMLRPQLNKLQEASKNATTQEEKAAASQATMQVYKANGVSMTGGIGCLPILIQLPVFSGLYAAIRYSPSLSGATFFGTALNKPSMVLAILAFVVYLIQGWLMLMGVPEEQKKMMRTTMFLSPVMILVFSWSTSAGLGLYFFIGGVFAIIQTLIINILRPRIRDNVSKTFIVKEVADEILKDFRKEVKGTEVSSKPNAAKQTNDPNKKRNAGKQQRKN, translated from the coding sequence ATGAAAACTAAATATAAATTGAGTCTCCTTTCAATGTTGACCCTCTTGGTCGTCTTCTTGAGCGGATGTGTGCGCACGAAGAAGGTTGATGGGAATTTGATTCCATTTGGGATGGTTTGGAACTACTTAGGACACCCACTTGAAAATCTTATGAATTGGATTGCGGGTATGTTCGGTGGTGTTCATGCTGTTAACGCGGTTGGTTGGGCCGTAATGATTTTGACGATCATTGTGCGTTTAATCTTGTTACCAATGATGGTTTCACAACAACACAAGTCAACGATTCAACAAGAAAAGATGAGTATGTTGCGGCCACAACTTAACAAGTTGCAAGAAGCTTCTAAGAACGCCACGACACAAGAAGAAAAAGCCGCTGCCTCACAAGCTACGATGCAAGTGTACAAGGCGAACGGTGTGTCAATGACTGGTGGAATTGGCTGTTTACCAATTTTGATTCAATTACCAGTGTTCTCAGGTTTGTATGCGGCTATTCGCTACTCACCATCATTATCCGGTGCAACCTTCTTCGGAACTGCTTTGAACAAGCCAAGCATGGTGTTGGCAATATTGGCCTTCGTCGTTTACTTGATTCAAGGTTGGTTGATGCTCATGGGTGTCCCTGAAGAACAAAAGAAGATGATGCGTACAACGATGTTCTTGAGCCCCGTGATGATTTTGGTCTTCTCATGGTCAACTAGTGCGGGTCTTGGGCTCTACTTCTTCATTGGTGGGGTATTTGCCATCATCCAAACTTTAATTATTAACATCTTACGTCCACGGATTCGCGACAATGTTTCTAAGACTTTCATCGTTAAGGAAGTAGCTGATGAAATTTTGAAGGATTTCCGCAAAGAAGTGAAGGGAACTGAAGTTAGTTCAAAGCCAAACGCGGCAAAACAAACTAATGACCCTAACAAAAAGCGTAATGCAGGTAAGCAACAACGTAAAAATTAA
- a CDS encoding winged helix-turn-helix transcriptional regulator codes for MENVTKDGLSLCPKFAKTFEILGRKWNGMIIEVLLNNGVSRFKDLAAAVQNCSDRVLVERLKELEEEGIVERRTYEDSALINYALTERGTAMRSMMDAIHEWADQTYAQAI; via the coding sequence ATGGAAAACGTTACTAAAGATGGTTTGAGTTTGTGTCCAAAGTTCGCCAAGACTTTTGAAATTCTTGGTCGTAAGTGGAATGGGATGATTATCGAAGTTTTGCTTAACAACGGGGTTTCACGTTTTAAAGATTTAGCAGCAGCTGTTCAAAACTGCTCTGACCGGGTCTTGGTCGAACGTTTGAAGGAATTAGAAGAAGAAGGTATTGTTGAACGTCGGACTTACGAAGATTCAGCTTTGATTAACTATGCTTTGACTGAACGCGGTACTGCAATGCGTTCAATGATGGATGCCATTCACGAATGGGCTGATCAAACTTACGCACAAGCGATTTAA
- the pheS gene encoding phenylalanine--tRNA ligase subunit alpha yields MSLQDTLTELQADVLAQIDQTTELKSLNDIRVNTLGKKGPITEVLRGMKDLTAEERPVVGAFANEIRDNLQAAIETKKAALEAAALNAQLASEALDVTLPGHAVRKGNAHVIQQIIEQLEDQFIGMGYQIAEGPEVEEDKYNFEMMNLPKDHPARDMQDTFYITPEILMRTQTSPVQARTMEQHDFAKGALKMISPGRVYRRDTDDATHSHQFHQVEGLVIDKHITMGDLKGTLLAVAQELFGAKHQIRLRPSYFPFTEPSVEVDVSWGDVDENTKPEDIEWIEVLGAGMVHPNVLTKAGIDPEVYGGFAFGLGPDRFAMLKYGVDDIRNFYLNDVRFLSQFK; encoded by the coding sequence ATGTCATTACAAGACACATTAACTGAATTACAAGCAGATGTTTTGGCGCAAATCGACCAAACTACTGAATTGAAAAGTTTGAACGATATCCGGGTCAATACTTTAGGTAAAAAAGGACCAATCACGGAAGTTCTCCGTGGAATGAAGGATTTAACAGCTGAAGAGCGACCTGTTGTGGGTGCTTTTGCTAACGAAATCCGTGATAACTTGCAAGCTGCAATTGAAACGAAAAAAGCCGCACTTGAAGCCGCTGCATTGAACGCGCAATTAGCTAGTGAAGCACTTGATGTGACTTTACCCGGTCATGCTGTACGCAAGGGAAACGCGCACGTTATTCAACAAATCATTGAACAATTGGAAGATCAATTTATCGGGATGGGTTACCAAATAGCCGAAGGTCCTGAAGTTGAAGAAGATAAATATAACTTCGAAATGATGAACTTGCCTAAGGATCACCCCGCTCGTGATATGCAAGATACTTTCTACATCACACCTGAAATTTTGATGCGGACGCAAACTTCACCAGTGCAAGCACGCACGATGGAACAACACGACTTTGCAAAGGGTGCTTTGAAGATGATTTCACCAGGTCGCGTATATCGTCGCGATACTGATGATGCCACACACTCCCACCAATTCCACCAAGTTGAAGGATTAGTGATCGACAAGCACATTACCATGGGTGACTTGAAGGGAACACTGTTAGCTGTTGCGCAAGAATTATTTGGTGCCAAGCACCAAATCCGTTTGCGTCCTTCATACTTCCCATTCACGGAACCATCAGTGGAAGTTGATGTTTCATGGGGGGATGTTGATGAAAACACGAAACCTGAAGATATCGAATGGATTGAAGTATTGGGGGCCGGCATGGTGCACCCGAACGTCTTGACAAAAGCCGGCATTGACCCCGAAGTTTATGGGGGCTTTGCCTTTGGTTTAGGACCCGATCGTTTTGCAATGTTGAAGTACGGGGTCGATGATATCCGGAACTTCTACTTGAACGATGTCCGTTTCTTATCACAATTTAAATAA
- a CDS encoding YlbF family regulator, whose translation MVNIYDTANQLERDLRETDEYKALEEAFGTMKADQESYLVFKEFQNAQIEIQQLMSQGQAPDETKMKEWQEIAAKIEKYPLVQALMAHEQAMDVMMRDINAIVTKPMADLYKN comes from the coding sequence ATGGTTAACATTTACGATACAGCGAACCAATTAGAACGTGATTTACGTGAAACTGATGAATACAAGGCTTTGGAAGAAGCATTTGGTACGATGAAGGCTGACCAAGAATCATACTTGGTTTTCAAGGAATTCCAAAATGCCCAAATCGAAATCCAACAATTGATGAGTCAAGGCCAAGCGCCTGACGAAACCAAGATGAAGGAATGGCAAGAAATTGCTGCCAAGATTGAAAAGTACCCATTAGTGCAAGCTTTGATGGCTCACGAACAAGCAATGGACGTAATGATGCGCGACATTAATGCGATTGTTACTAAGCCTATGGCAGATTTGTACAAAAACTAA
- the gntK gene encoding gluconokinase — MDYTIGVDLGTTSTKVVLFDENSHVIATANHGYPLYRELPDMAEEDMNEIFQATQDGLMDVVRHIDFEAGDKLLAVSFSSAMHSLIAFDKDWNALTRVITWADTRAVKYTEELKSTGLGQEIYSKTGTPIHPMAPLSKLLWLKAEKPDIYANAAHYLGIKEYIFHRLFGANKMDISIASGTGLFNIFNLDWDEQALSVTGIDKSQLPEPVEPYEMETAMAEEYAKVIGIPADTPFVYGAGDGPLSNLGVNAIQPGVAAVTIGTSGAIRVVSDKPVIDPKGRTFTYALDKDHWVVGGPVNNGGDVFRWAKDNLFDAEKSTAALLNMDPYDLLTEIASKVPAGADGLLFHPYLGGERAPIWDANARGSFFGLTHEHGRAHMVRSVLEGIIFNIYMVSLALEEVVGDLHNIQATGGFARSPLWRQMAADIFEQPVTVPEAFESGALAATVVAKKALGIMDNLEDIAELVGDSNTYQPNPENYEVYRELAPIFIRLSRQFSPEYENIANFQRKYNHNKK, encoded by the coding sequence ATGGATTATACAATTGGTGTCGATTTAGGAACTACTTCAACTAAGGTTGTCCTTTTTGATGAAAACAGTCACGTGATTGCGACTGCGAACCACGGTTATCCTTTGTATCGTGAATTGCCTGATATGGCCGAAGAAGATATGAACGAAATCTTCCAAGCTACACAAGATGGCTTGATGGACGTTGTACGCCACATTGATTTTGAAGCTGGCGACAAGTTGTTAGCTGTATCATTTTCTAGCGCAATGCACTCGTTGATTGCATTTGATAAAGACTGGAATGCATTAACGCGTGTGATTACTTGGGCCGATACGCGTGCCGTTAAGTACACCGAAGAATTGAAGTCAACGGGCTTGGGTCAAGAAATTTACTCTAAGACGGGGACACCAATTCACCCAATGGCACCACTTTCAAAACTTTTGTGGTTGAAAGCAGAAAAGCCTGATATCTATGCTAATGCTGCTCACTACTTGGGGATTAAGGAATATATCTTCCACCGTTTGTTCGGTGCTAACAAGATGGATATTTCAATTGCCTCAGGGACAGGTTTGTTCAACATCTTCAACTTAGATTGGGATGAACAAGCTCTTAGCGTGACTGGTATTGATAAGTCACAATTACCAGAACCAGTTGAACCATACGAAATGGAAACTGCCATGGCTGAAGAATACGCTAAGGTAATTGGTATTCCAGCCGATACACCATTTGTTTACGGTGCCGGTGATGGTCCATTGTCTAACTTAGGTGTGAACGCTATTCAACCAGGTGTTGCGGCGGTTACTATCGGTACTTCTGGTGCTATTCGAGTGGTTTCAGATAAGCCCGTTATTGATCCTAAGGGCCGGACATTCACATACGCCTTGGACAAGGATCACTGGGTTGTTGGTGGACCAGTTAACAACGGTGGTGATGTCTTCCGTTGGGCTAAGGACAACTTGTTTGATGCAGAAAAATCAACAGCTGCATTGTTGAACATGGATCCATATGATTTGTTAACTGAAATCGCATCTAAGGTACCCGCTGGTGCGGATGGATTGTTATTCCACCCATACCTTGGTGGTGAACGTGCGCCAATTTGGGATGCCAATGCGCGTGGTTCATTCTTTGGTTTGACGCACGAACACGGCCGGGCCCACATGGTTCGTTCAGTGCTCGAAGGAATTATTTTCAACATCTACATGGTTTCATTGGCCTTGGAAGAAGTTGTTGGTGATTTACACAATATTCAAGCAACTGGTGGGTTCGCACGCTCACCATTGTGGCGCCAAATGGCTGCGGATATCTTTGAACAACCAGTTACAGTACCTGAAGCATTTGAATCAGGCGCTTTAGCTGCCACAGTTGTTGCTAAGAAAGCATTGGGCATCATGGATAACTTGGAAGATATTGCTGAATTAGTTGGTGATAGTAACACTTACCAACCTAACCCAGAAAACTACGAAGTTTACCGTGAACTTGCACCAATCTTTATTCGTTTGAGCCGTCAATTCAGCCCAGAATATGAAAACATTGCCAATTTCCAACGTAAGTACAACCACAACAAGAAGTAA
- the pheT gene encoding phenylalanine--tRNA ligase subunit beta, producing the protein MKVSLNWLKEYVDIDLEPTILGEKIARTSVEMDAVYQPVGDMHDVVVARVLSVEPHPDSDHMVITQVDAGEDEPIQIVTGAPNVAEGQLVILAKHGSKIGGGQKIKKGKLRGVPSNGMLAALQELGFDDKVAPKDFEDGIWAFDEKDGVKPGDDVFEALGYNDWILETGVTPNRADMLSMNGTAWDVAAMLGKTPKMPEVNLIENGERRTDELISASAPEELAAKYKLRVISDVKIGDSPLWLQRRLWNAGMRPINNVVDITNYVLLTFGQPLHAFDYDKLPEKHINVRLANVDEQLVTLDGEKRDLRPGQDIVIADGDKGLMLGGVMGGQDTEIDNDTTTVILEGAIFNAHNIRATARRHDLHSEASQRFERGVNWDATQDALDYAAQLISELAGGRVEQGVVEATNVEKAPVVVDITLNRVNKVLGLELSVADVVAIFDQLHFETSVTGETMSVTIPARRWDISIPADLIEEVARMYGYDNLPSTLPVNSATTGKLTYKQQVIRSSRHFLEGLGLNQAISYGLTTDDKARMFTLDNAAEITKLDYPMTQDRTATRMSLVGGLLDDIAYNTARKQLNVGLYEQGRVFYRHGEEVRPVEVEHIAGAVTGAIDATTWDAKGKLVDFFTIKGMVEAYLAEFDFVAPITYVATSDHVEMHPGRTADVMVGDQLVGFVGQVHPAIAKNFKIKDTYVFELDLQKLLDLPKHDRAYDLISKFPAVTRDIAILVDENVAHADILATIAGKGGKHLKHVQLFDVYQGENVPAGKKSLAYTLTYQDTAKTLVEEEVNTAFEKVVKALVDELHAEIR; encoded by the coding sequence GTGAAAGTATCTTTAAACTGGTTAAAAGAATATGTTGATATTGACTTAGAACCAACTATCTTGGGTGAAAAAATTGCCCGGACATCGGTTGAAATGGATGCCGTTTACCAACCGGTTGGCGACATGCATGATGTTGTCGTTGCCCGTGTCTTATCAGTCGAACCACACCCTGATTCAGATCACATGGTTATCACACAAGTGGATGCTGGTGAAGATGAACCAATCCAAATCGTGACTGGTGCCCCCAATGTAGCTGAAGGTCAATTGGTAATCTTGGCTAAACACGGTTCAAAAATTGGTGGCGGTCAAAAGATTAAGAAGGGCAAGTTGCGTGGTGTACCTTCAAATGGGATGCTGGCCGCTTTACAAGAACTTGGTTTTGACGACAAAGTTGCCCCAAAGGATTTTGAAGACGGTATTTGGGCTTTTGATGAAAAAGATGGCGTGAAGCCCGGCGACGATGTTTTTGAAGCATTGGGCTACAATGACTGGATCCTTGAAACTGGCGTGACACCTAATCGGGCTGACATGCTTTCAATGAATGGGACTGCTTGGGACGTTGCGGCAATGCTTGGTAAGACACCAAAGATGCCAGAAGTTAATTTAATTGAAAATGGTGAACGGCGGACTGATGAATTAATTAGCGCCTCAGCACCAGAAGAATTAGCTGCAAAGTACAAGCTCCGAGTTATTTCAGATGTTAAGATTGGTGATTCACCACTCTGGTTACAACGTCGTTTGTGGAATGCTGGTATGCGCCCAATTAACAACGTAGTTGATATTACGAACTACGTCTTGTTGACATTTGGCCAACCATTGCATGCCTTTGATTACGATAAATTACCTGAAAAGCACATCAATGTTCGGTTGGCAAATGTTGACGAACAACTTGTGACGCTTGATGGCGAAAAACGTGATTTACGTCCAGGGCAAGATATCGTTATCGCTGATGGTGATAAGGGCTTGATGCTTGGTGGTGTAATGGGTGGACAAGACACTGAAATTGATAACGACACTACAACTGTTATCTTGGAAGGTGCAATCTTTAACGCCCACAACATTCGCGCAACTGCTCGTCGGCATGATTTGCACTCAGAAGCTTCACAACGTTTTGAACGTGGTGTGAACTGGGATGCAACGCAAGATGCTTTAGATTATGCAGCGCAACTTATCAGTGAATTAGCTGGTGGCCGCGTTGAACAAGGAGTAGTTGAAGCAACTAATGTTGAAAAGGCACCCGTTGTCGTTGATATTACTTTGAATCGGGTCAATAAAGTACTTGGTTTGGAATTGAGCGTTGCGGATGTGGTTGCTATTTTTGATCAATTACATTTTGAAACGAGTGTTACTGGCGAAACGATGAGTGTTACTATTCCAGCTCGTCGTTGGGATATTTCAATTCCTGCTGACTTGATTGAAGAAGTTGCCCGGATGTATGGTTATGATAACTTGCCATCAACATTGCCAGTTAATTCAGCCACAACTGGTAAATTAACTTACAAGCAACAAGTAATTCGTTCATCACGCCACTTCTTGGAAGGACTTGGTTTGAACCAAGCAATTTCATATGGTTTGACGACTGATGATAAGGCCCGGATGTTTACTTTGGACAATGCCGCTGAAATCACCAAACTTGATTACCCAATGACTCAAGACCGCACCGCAACCCGGATGAGTTTAGTGGGTGGTTTGTTGGACGACATTGCATACAACACGGCGCGCAAGCAATTGAACGTGGGGTTATATGAACAAGGTCGGGTATTCTACCGTCATGGTGAAGAAGTTCGTCCCGTTGAAGTGGAACACATCGCGGGTGCCGTAACTGGTGCAATTGATGCGACAACTTGGGATGCTAAAGGCAAGCTAGTTGATTTCTTTACGATTAAGGGGATGGTCGAAGCTTACTTGGCTGAATTCGATTTTGTTGCCCCAATTACGTATGTTGCAACTAGTGACCATGTAGAAATGCACCCTGGTCGGACTGCTGATGTGATGGTTGGTGATCAACTTGTTGGGTTTGTTGGACAAGTGCACCCCGCCATTGCTAAGAACTTCAAAATTAAAGACACGTACGTCTTTGAACTTGATTTGCAAAAGTTACTCGACTTGCCTAAGCATGATCGCGCTTATGACTTGATTTCTAAGTTCCCAGCAGTCACACGGGATATTGCAATTTTGGTTGACGAAAACGTAGCGCACGCTGATATCTTAGCAACGATTGCCGGCAAGGGTGGTAAGCACTTGAAGCATGTTCAATTATTTGATGTCTACCAAGGTGAAAACGTCCCAGCAGGTAAGAAATCATTAGCGTATACTTTAACTTATCAAGATACAGCTAAAACATTAGTCGAAGAAGAAGTTAATACCGCCTTTGAAAAGGTTGTGAAGGCGTTAGTTGATGAATTACATGCTGAAATTCGCTAG
- a CDS encoding MFS transporter translates to MDVASNRIFTKEFWQLALVNLASMLTFYSLMVSIGPFVVDTYHVSTALSGIVVGVTVIGTLLSRMAAGYLTTIYSPKKLMIVGMLVLVPSLLLYQIEIGVGFLIAVRFIQGIAVGLIGTVTNTAVVFVVPKLRRSEGISYFSLSTIVATAIGPFFALLLTQFVSYSVLFWIEVIIALIGLAVAWSINPTTVTFETKNVSKEMPSAQKAEDRGIRQFLEPRVFGLSALMFVVSFAYASLQSDLDFFAEKIGIGAFASYFFLVYAGVILLSRPFSGRLMDVKSESYIMYPALIILAVGMWLISGMHSGVMLLIAAIFIGIGFGNFQSTIQATVAKLVPSHRLGQANSTYFIFFDAGLGFGPYILGTLIPILGYRHLFIAMAILALIGLPFYYLVHGRHIGKSVY, encoded by the coding sequence ATGGATGTTGCATCCAATCGTATTTTCACCAAGGAGTTTTGGCAACTGGCTTTAGTAAACTTAGCTAGTATGCTGACGTTTTATAGTTTGATGGTCTCGATAGGGCCGTTTGTCGTGGATACATATCACGTTTCGACCGCGTTAAGCGGAATTGTTGTGGGGGTCACGGTTATCGGGACGCTGCTATCACGGATGGCAGCTGGATACTTGACCACCATTTATAGCCCCAAAAAATTAATGATTGTCGGTATGTTGGTCTTAGTGCCATCATTGCTTTTATATCAGATTGAAATCGGCGTGGGCTTTTTAATCGCCGTGCGTTTTATTCAAGGGATAGCTGTTGGATTAATCGGAACAGTTACGAATACGGCCGTGGTCTTCGTCGTGCCAAAGTTGCGCCGGAGTGAAGGTATTAGTTATTTTAGTTTGAGTACAATTGTTGCGACGGCGATTGGCCCATTTTTCGCACTATTGTTGACACAGTTTGTTAGTTATTCAGTTTTATTTTGGATTGAAGTAATCATTGCACTGATCGGTTTGGCGGTTGCTTGGAGTATTAATCCAACAACGGTGACCTTTGAAACTAAAAATGTGTCCAAAGAAATGCCATCAGCACAAAAAGCTGAAGATCGTGGAATTCGGCAATTCTTAGAACCACGGGTCTTTGGTTTGTCAGCATTAATGTTTGTCGTGTCATTTGCCTATGCCAGTCTACAAAGCGATTTGGATTTTTTCGCTGAAAAAATTGGGATTGGTGCCTTTGCAAGTTACTTCTTCTTAGTTTATGCGGGGGTAATTTTGCTTTCACGGCCGTTCTCAGGGCGTCTGATGGATGTTAAAAGCGAGAGCTACATCATGTACCCCGCATTAATCATTTTAGCAGTGGGGATGTGGTTAATCAGTGGCATGCATAGTGGGGTGATGCTTTTAATCGCCGCCATTTTCATTGGGATTGGTTTTGGTAATTTCCAATCAACTATTCAAGCAACGGTGGCCAAATTAGTTCCAAGTCACCGCTTAGGCCAAGCAAATTCGACATACTTTATTTTCTTTGATGCTGGTTTAGGATTCGGTCCCTATATCTTGGGGACGTTGATTCCAATTTTAGGCTATCGGCATTTGTTTATTGCCATGGCGATACTAGCTTTGATTGGTTTGCCATTTTATTATTTGGTACATGGCCGCCATATTGGAAAGTCAGTTTATTAA
- a CDS encoding MFS transporter yields METESSQIFTKPFWQLAMINFASMLTFYSLMVSIGPYVVDTYHVSTAVSGIVVGITVIGSLISRMASGYLTTIFSSKKLLLVGMFLLVPALLLYEIQIGIGFLIAVRLIQGIAIGLVGTVTNTAVVFVIPKLRRSEGISYFSLSTIVATAIGPFFALLMTQFVSFSVLFAIEVIIGVFGLVVALGIDANRIKFEIKHVSADEPGDKGIRKFLEPKVFGLSFLMMMIAVAYASLQSDLAFFADKLGIGSFASYFFLVYAGVILLSRPFSGRLMDIKNENFIVYPGLVLLAFGLWLISGMHSGLMLLFAAIFIGVGFGNFQSTIQATIAKLVPGHRLGPANSTYFIFFDLGLGVGPYVLGSLVPALGFRHLFLAMAVLALVGLPLYFVLHGRYVGKVAK; encoded by the coding sequence TTGGAAACAGAATCGAGTCAAATATTTACCAAGCCGTTTTGGCAATTAGCGATGATTAATTTCGCAAGTATGCTGACATTTTATAGTTTGATGGTTTCAATTGGACCATATGTTGTCGATACATATCATGTTTCAACTGCCGTGAGCGGGATTGTTGTGGGGATTACCGTTATCGGATCATTAATATCACGGATGGCATCGGGATACTTAACGACGATTTTTAGTTCCAAAAAATTATTGCTGGTGGGGATGTTTCTCCTTGTGCCGGCATTACTGTTATATGAAATTCAAATTGGGATTGGTTTCTTAATTGCGGTTCGGTTAATTCAAGGGATTGCGATTGGTTTAGTCGGTACAGTAACTAATACGGCGGTAGTTTTCGTTATTCCAAAGTTACGCCGGAGTGAGGGGATTAGTTACTTTAGTTTAAGTACGATTGTTGCTACTGCAATTGGTCCGTTCTTTGCTTTGTTGATGACCCAATTTGTTAGTTTCTCGGTGTTGTTTGCGATTGAAGTGATTATCGGTGTGTTTGGCTTAGTAGTTGCTTTAGGGATTGACGCCAATCGAATTAAATTTGAAATTAAACATGTGAGTGCAGATGAACCTGGTGATAAGGGGATTCGTAAGTTTCTGGAACCAAAAGTCTTTGGCTTGTCATTTTTAATGATGATGATTGCCGTTGCCTATGCAAGTTTGCAAAGTGATTTAGCGTTCTTCGCTGATAAGCTTGGTATTGGTAGCTTTGCTAGCTACTTCTTCTTGGTTTATGCCGGAGTAATTTTGTTATCGCGGCCGTTTTCTGGTCGCCTGATGGATATTAAAAATGAAAATTTCATTGTTTATCCTGGATTAGTATTGTTAGCCTTCGGGTTGTGGTTAATTAGCGGGATGCATTCTGGTTTAATGCTATTATTTGCCGCTATCTTCATCGGGGTTGGTTTTGGTAATTTCCAATCAACTATTCAGGCAACGATTGCTAAATTAGTACCCGGACACCGCTTAGGACCTGCTAACTCGACGTATTTTATTTTCTTTGATTTAGGATTAGGGGTCGGACCTTACGTACTCGGTAGCTTGGTACCAGCGTTGGGCTTCCGCCACTTGTTCTTAGCCATGGCAGTACTGGCGCTCGTTGGCTTACCATTGTACTTCGTATTACATGGTCGCTATGTTGGTAAAGTTGCCAAATAG
- a CDS encoding HD domain-containing protein, with amino-acid sequence MKQNDWRTDVQYRSYIDDLLVKDEVQQLQNYVQHHHSDRLTHSLSVSYQSYVWAKKLHLDARAVARAGLLHDMFYYDWRDTKFELGSHAFIHPRVSLRNAEKLTVLSPMEKDIILKHMFGATMELPSYRESYLVDMVDNVAAVQEFFLPKWNAFKAKFANI; translated from the coding sequence TTGAAACAAAATGATTGGCGAACAGATGTGCAATATCGTAGTTACATCGACGATTTGTTGGTTAAAGATGAAGTGCAACAGTTGCAAAACTACGTACAACATCACCACTCAGATCGTTTGACACATTCTTTGAGCGTTTCATATCAAAGCTATGTTTGGGCTAAAAAGTTACACTTGGATGCACGGGCAGTCGCACGAGCAGGCTTGTTACACGACATGTTTTACTATGACTGGCGTGATACAAAGTTTGAGCTTGGTTCGCATGCCTTCATTCACCCACGGGTTTCCTTGCGCAATGCTGAAAAGTTGACGGTTCTTTCACCAATGGAAAAGGACATCATCTTGAAGCATATGTTTGGCGCAACGATGGAATTACCATCATACCGTGAGAGCTATTTGGTCGACATGGTTGATAATGTTGCTGCGGTACAAGAATTTTTCCTTCCAAAGTGGAATGCTTTCAAGGCAAAATTTGCTAACATCTAA